A genomic window from Massilia sp. METH4 includes:
- a CDS encoding PAAR domain-containing protein — MKAVIRLNDPTSHGGRVIAAAPKTKVMGKAVARKGDRCMCPIQGHTVCVIAEGDPKVLIDGVPVAFEGHKTTCGASLISTVPKSGKG; from the coding sequence ATGAAAGCTGTCATCCGTCTGAACGACCCCACGAGCCACGGCGGCCGCGTCATCGCCGCTGCGCCGAAAACGAAGGTGATGGGCAAGGCGGTCGCCCGCAAGGGCGACCGCTGCATGTGCCCGATCCAGGGCCACACCGTGTGCGTGATCGCGGAAGGCGATCCGAAGGTGCTGATCGACGGCGTGCCGGTCGCGTTCGAAGGCCACAAGACGACCTGCGGTGCCTCGCTGATCAGCACCGTGCCGAAGAGCGGCAAAGGCTGA
- the glpK gene encoding glycerol kinase GlpK, producing the protein MKNYILALDQGTTSSRAILFDHEGRLCGCAAQEFPQHFPRPGWVEHDANDIWSSQLAVARQVLREANVRPAQVRAIGIANQRETTVLWERATGRPVAPAIVWQDRRTADHCDALRAAGKAEAIRDRTGLELDAYFSATKLAWLLEHVPGARERAERGELCFGTVDSWLVFQLCGAHVTDVSNASRTMLFNIHLMRWDADLLALFGIPEAVLPEIVSSSGEIRTTRPDLFGSPIPVAGIAGDQQAATFGQACHQPGMVKNTYGTGCFMLMHAGSHPAVSHQRLLSTVGWRLNDGPCYLLEGSVFMGGATVQWLRDGLGIIKASADVEALASSVPDSGGVLLVPAFVGLGAPHWDQYARGTIVGLTRGSTAAHIARAAVEAIAYQSAELLAAMQRDAAHPVVEVRADGGAARNDMLMQFQADLLGVPVVRPRVTETTALGAAYLAGLAVHFWASKEEIAAQWQCERRFEPGMSEDRRGALLARWGRAVERSRGWEVD; encoded by the coding sequence ATGAAGAACTACATTCTCGCCCTCGACCAGGGCACCACCAGTTCCCGCGCCATCCTGTTCGATCACGAGGGCCGGCTGTGCGGCTGCGCCGCGCAGGAATTCCCCCAGCACTTCCCCCGGCCCGGCTGGGTCGAGCACGACGCGAACGATATCTGGAGCAGCCAGCTCGCCGTCGCCCGCCAGGTGCTGCGCGAGGCGAACGTGCGCCCCGCCCAGGTGCGCGCAATCGGCATCGCCAACCAGCGCGAGACGACCGTGCTGTGGGAGCGCGCCACCGGCCGCCCCGTGGCGCCCGCCATCGTGTGGCAGGACCGCCGCACGGCGGACCACTGCGACGCGCTGCGCGCGGCGGGCAAGGCGGAAGCGATCCGCGACCGCACCGGCCTGGAACTGGACGCCTATTTTTCCGCCACCAAGCTGGCCTGGCTGCTCGAGCACGTGCCCGGCGCGCGCGAACGGGCCGAGCGCGGTGAACTGTGCTTCGGCACCGTCGACAGCTGGCTCGTGTTCCAGCTGTGCGGCGCCCACGTGACGGACGTGAGCAACGCCTCGCGCACGATGCTGTTCAATATCCACCTGATGCGGTGGGATGCCGACCTGCTGGCGCTGTTCGGCATCCCGGAGGCGGTGCTGCCGGAGATCGTGTCGTCCAGCGGCGAGATCCGTACCACGCGCCCTGATCTTTTCGGCAGCCCGATCCCGGTAGCGGGCATCGCCGGCGACCAGCAGGCCGCCACGTTCGGCCAGGCCTGCCACCAGCCCGGCATGGTCAAGAATACCTACGGCACCGGTTGCTTCATGCTGATGCATGCGGGCAGCCACCCGGCCGTGTCGCACCAGCGCCTCTTGTCGACGGTCGGCTGGCGCCTGAATGACGGCCCTTGCTACCTGCTCGAAGGCAGCGTGTTCATGGGCGGCGCCACCGTGCAATGGCTGCGCGACGGCCTGGGCATCATCAAGGCTTCGGCCGACGTGGAAGCGCTGGCGTCATCCGTGCCCGACAGCGGCGGCGTGCTGCTGGTTCCCGCCTTCGTCGGCCTCGGCGCGCCGCACTGGGACCAGTACGCGCGCGGCACCATCGTGGGCCTCACGCGCGGCAGCACCGCCGCGCACATCGCGCGCGCCGCCGTCGAGGCGATCGCCTACCAGAGCGCCGAGCTGCTGGCCGCCATGCAGCGCGACGCCGCGCACCCGGTGGTCGAAGTGCGTGCCGATGGCGGCGCCGCGCGCAACGACATGCTGATGCAGTTCCAGGCCGACCTGCTCGGCGTGCCTGTGGTGCGTCCGCGCGTGACGGAGACCACGGCGCTGGGGGCCGCCTACCTGGCCGGCCTGGCCGTGCACTTCTGGGCGTCGAAGGAGGAAATCGCCGCGCAGTGGCAGTGCGAGCGGCGCTTCGAGCCGGGGATGTCGGAAGACCGGCGCGGCGCCTTGCTGGCCCGGTGGGGAAGGGCGGTCGAGCGCTCGCGCGGGTGGGAGGTGGACTGA